In Thermodesulfobacteriota bacterium, the following proteins share a genomic window:
- a CDS encoding BNR repeat-containing protein, translated as MKRLAGRVYQTRLVALVVLVMAVLKAMYTFPRPKELSPSNIVPIGKGWASNTVNTVIFRHHGLVSKDGFQFGAYYGADGELWVVRRELKTDRVVLHQIHGPFNTTDAHNSISLGLDRLGFLHISYDQHGDTLRYRRSSRPLSIDAWSEELPMTGVREGQVTYPSFLMSRIGEGYGPLLFLYRLGVSGDGDACLKEYDEARRCWVDRNPCILKGTGQRPWTSNPYWNHPAFDKYGRLHLSFVWRTHATGKDRIVSNINIDYAFSPDLGRTWFTSRGRPLKMPITQVNSETVFAVSPGANLINQASSAVDSNGRPHIAFYSDDPDGVPQYQHLWFDGKKWRHSYVSERTEPFVLRGGGTLPIPISRPEVVIDDADNVYIVFRGDLTGQRMAVKRLLAPDYQPYGEMRILWGDTVEFAEPVIDRIRWHSDRVLSMLIQRSGQPAHDGEAPKRTEPIFIVDWNLVNGW; from the coding sequence ATGAAAAGGTTAGCCGGCCGTGTTTATCAGACCCGGCTTGTTGCTCTTGTTGTCTTGGTTATGGCGGTGTTGAAAGCTATGTACACTTTTCCTCGGCCAAAAGAACTAAGTCCATCAAATATCGTACCGATCGGAAAAGGCTGGGCAAGTAACACCGTGAATACTGTTATTTTTAGACACCACGGTTTAGTTTCTAAGGACGGATTCCAGTTTGGAGCCTATTATGGAGCAGACGGTGAATTGTGGGTAGTTAGAAGGGAGCTTAAAACCGACCGGGTCGTGCTACACCAAATCCATGGCCCATTCAATACCACCGACGCCCACAACTCCATCAGCCTTGGCTTAGACAGGCTTGGTTTTCTTCATATAAGCTATGACCAACACGGAGATACGCTCAGGTATCGTCGTTCTTCAAGGCCTTTATCTATCGATGCCTGGAGTGAAGAACTTCCCATGACCGGGGTAAGAGAGGGTCAAGTTACCTATCCTTCTTTCTTAATGTCCAGGATAGGTGAAGGGTACGGCCCTTTACTATTTCTCTACCGCCTGGGAGTGAGCGGGGATGGCGATGCATGCCTAAAAGAATATGATGAGGCTAGAAGGTGCTGGGTCGACCGTAATCCCTGTATCCTTAAAGGCACGGGGCAGAGGCCATGGACCAGCAATCCTTACTGGAATCACCCCGCCTTCGACAAGTATGGGCGTTTACACCTGTCCTTCGTCTGGCGAACGCACGCCACCGGAAAAGATAGGATCGTTAGCAATATCAATATAGACTATGCCTTCTCGCCCGACCTGGGAAGGACATGGTTCACCTCGAGGGGCCGTCCCTTAAAGATGCCTATTACCCAGGTGAATTCCGAGACGGTGTTTGCGGTCTCTCCCGGGGCTAACCTCATCAACCAGGCCAGCAGCGCCGTGGACAGTAATGGCCGGCCACACATCGCCTTTTACTCCGATGACCCGGACGGGGTTCCCCAATATCAACACCTCTGGTTTGACGGTAAAAAGTGGCGACACAGTTACGTCAGCGAGAGGACAGAACCTTTTGTCCTCCGGGGCGGGGGAACGCTCCCCATCCCCATCAGCCGTCCGGAGGTGGTCATCGACGACGCTGATAATGTTTACATAGTATTCCGGGGAGACCTTACCGGCCAGCGCATGGCTGTAAAGAGGCTTTTAGCGCCGGACTACCAGCCGTACGGTGAAATGCGCATTCTGTGGGGGGATACGGTGGAGTTTGCCGAGCCGGTGATAGACCGGATACGCTGGCATTCCGACCGGGTCCTTTCCATGTTGATTCAGCGGAGTGGACAGCCGGCACATGATGGGGAAGCTCCAAAGCGCACAGAACCTATTTTTATCGTCGATTGGAACCTGGTGAATGGTTGGTAA